DNA sequence from the Verrucomicrobiia bacterium genome:
CTGGTGACGGCGAGATTGATAATTGGGCTCGCCTTAATCACGGTGAAGCCCAGAAGCATGGCTTCACCTCTTGACGGCGAGATTGATAATTGGGCTCGCCTTAATCACGGTGAAGCCCAGAAGCATGGCTTCACCTCTTGACGGCGAGATTGATAATTGGGCTCGCCGTCTGTCTAAGCCACTTTCCGCTGGTTTTTCTGCGATTTTTCCCGGTAAAGCCGATCGTCCGCCTCCACAAGCATGCGCTCGAGCGACAAACGCTGTCCCGCGCGCAGCCGAGAAACGCCGACGCTGAACGTGAGCGGTTCTCCGTGCGCGGGAAGAAACGTCTGCTCCGCGGCGCGGTGCAGCGAGTCGCGCAGACGGCCGTGATCCAGATCGCTTTCGACCAGCATCGCGGCCGCGAATTCGTCTCCGCCGATCCGCGCGACCACGTCAGAACCGCGCAGCCGGGCTTTCAGGATGCGGGCGCTTTCGATCAGCGCCTTGTCCCCCACCGCGTGGCCGAGGCGGTCGTTGATTTTTTTCAAGTCGTTCACGTCGGCCAGCAGCACGAGAAAATCTTTCTTCTGCCGCTCGCAGATCCGTGACAGCTGCCGCGCAAAAAGATAAAAGCCCCTGCGGTTCAGAAGGCCCGTCAATTCGTCGGTGAACGCCAGGTGTTTCAACTTCTGCCGCACCTTGCGCGACAGGCTTGCATCCCTTGCCACGACATAGACCTCGCCCTGAGCCAGTTCCGGACGCGCCTTCCACGAAATCCATTTATAAGTTCCCTTCTTGCTCCGGAAACGGTTTTCGAAAACGACGTCGCCGACGCCCCGCAGGACCCTCAGGCATTTCTTTTTGAGCGCAAATTCGTCGTCCGGGGCCACGTAGTCGAAAAC
Encoded proteins:
- a CDS encoding diguanylate cyclase, yielding MKETARDLSTASGAFSGRDEARRFFDLAPDLLCIVGTDGKLLKINPAFEKTLGYKQGDLQGRSVFDYVAPDDEFALKKKCLRVLRGVGDVVFENRFRSKKGTYKWISWKARPELAQGEVYVVARDASLSRKVRQKLKHLAFTDELTGLLNRRGFYLFARQLSRICERQKKDFLVLLADVNDLKKINDRLGHAVGDKALIESARILKARLRGSDVVARIGGDEFAAAMLVESDLDHGRLRDSLHRAAEQTFLPAHGEPLTFSVGVSRLRAGQRLSLERMLVEADDRLYREKSQKNQRKVA